Proteins encoded within one genomic window of Argiope bruennichi chromosome 7, qqArgBrue1.1, whole genome shotgun sequence:
- the LOC129975997 gene encoding 39S ribosomal protein L4, mitochondrial-like — translation MWKFAVTISRRCLLPSRMSVRLMETEAPPPISDSSLTRPPLPLITSRELQYKPKHIEPRQAWLCNMDTVEEEKLGLIDLHPSVFAVMPRMDIIWHNYNWQKKYRFVDYKVDYTRAEMRGGGRKPWPQKGTGRARHGSIRSPIFVGGGKAHGKRGPITKFFMLPLATRVNGLINTLTCKYTQNDLVIVDSLEIPSDDPKFIEDLIEHRKWGISVLFINDIDLMPRNITLATDKMESVTLMPYYGLNVYSMLKYDTLVLTLEALNKIEERLLFNLHRTDIQQPKFSQTRFNQSVLINSD, via the coding sequence ATGTGGAAATTTGCTGTTACTATATCACGCCGCTGCCTTCTTCCATCTAGGATGAGTGTACGCTTAATGGAAACAGAAGCACCCCCACCTATTTCAGATTCTTCTCTTACTCGTCCACCTCTGCCATTAATAACCTCGCGAGAACTTCAGTATAAACCTAAACATATTGAACCACGTCAAGCATGGTTATGTAACATGGATACTGTAGAGGAAGAAAAACTTGGATTGATAGATTTACATCCATCTGTGTTCGCTGTGATGCCAAGAATGGATATAATATGGCATAACTATAACTGGCAAAAGAAATATCGTTTTGTGGATTACAAAGTTGATTATACCAGAGCAGAAATGCGTGGAGGCGGTCGTAAACCTTGGCCTCAAAAAGGGACTGGACGAGCTCGTCATGGAAGCATACGCTCTCCAATTTTTGTAGGTGGTGGTAAAGCTCATGGGAAAAGAGGACCGATAACAAAATTCTTTATGCTACCTTTAGCAACAAGAGTTAATGGTTTGATTAACACATTGACATGCAAATACACTCAAAATGATTTAGTTATTGTTGATTCTTTGGAAATCCCATCTGATGATCCAAAATTCATTGAAGATCTTATTGAGCACAGAAAATGGGGAATTTCTGTTCTGTTTATTAACGACATTGACTTAATGCCTAGAAATATAACTCTAGCAACTGATAAAATGGAGTCTGTTACGTTAATGCCATATTATGGACTTAACGTTTATAGCATGCTGAAATATGATACATTAGTGCTGACTTTAGAAGCACTGAATAAGATTGAAGAAAGATTGTTATTTAATTTGCACAGAACAGATATACAGCAACCTAAGTTTAGCCAAACACGCTTTAACCAAAGTGTTCTTATAAATAGtgattag